In the genome of Mus pahari unplaced genomic scaffold, PAHARI_EIJ_v1.1 scaffold_9971_1, whole genome shotgun sequence, one region contains:
- the LOC110314986 gene encoding vomeronasal type-1 receptor 4-like gives MIPIFQIFPILQFCLGVIGNSSLLMLYIYTFFFRPHFTKLIDLVFMHLTIVNMFMIMFALIKEIMFSFRVPNFLDDVGCKAVLFSFRVSRGLSICTTSVLSTSQVITISSSNSKLASWLKPRLSTWIFSSLLWSWLINLLIFGYMVDMVIAKTNNTHVGHGYLDGYCQNKQFGNHNSGSFFSIIIIHDLFYVAVMMWASLYLVIFLYRHRKKSQHLHSPSLSSQPSPEHKATHSILSLVSCFVLIYWLNNSVSLYGFYAKEKIPILESINVILTACYPTICPFLLMKNNKVILQFTSSFSVLRMTCLKVHSTAEQKSTLVIKTVS, from the coding sequence ATGATTCCAATCTTCCAAATCTTTCCCATATTGCAGTTTTGTCTTGGTGTCATAGGGAACTCATCACtgttaatgttatatatatacactttcttCTTCAGGCCTCATTTTACAAAGTTGATAGATTTGGTTTTCATGCATCTGACAATAGTTAATATGTTCATGATTATGTTCGCATTGATAAAAGAGATCATGTTTTCCTTTAGAGTACCCAATTTTCTGGACGATGTTGGTTGTAAGGCAGTATTGTTTTCATTCAGAGTCAGCCGGGGTCTGTCCATCTGCACCACCTCTGTTCTCAGCACATCCCAAGTCATCACCATCAGTTCCAGTAACTCTAAGTTGGCCTCCTGGCTTAAGCCTAGACTCTCTACATGGATTTTTTCTTCCTTACTTTGGTCCTGGCTTATTAACCTACTCATCTTCGGGTATATGGTTGACATGGTAATAGCCAAAACCAATAATACTCATGTTGGTCATGGATATTTGGATGGTTACTGTCAAAACAAGCAATTTGGGAACCACAATTCAGGGTCATTTTTTAGCATTATCATCATTCATGATCTCTTCTATGTGGCTGTCATGATGTGGGCCAGTCTCTACTTGGTGATTTTCCTCTACAGACACCGCAAGAAATCCCAGCATCTCCACAGTCCAAGCCTTTCCTCCCAGCCATCTCCTGAGCACAAAGCCACTCACAGTATCCTGTCTCTGGTGAGCTGCTTTGTGTTAATTTATTGGTTGAACAACTCTGTGAGCCTTTATGGAttttatgcaaaagaaaaaatCCCAATATTGGAGTCAATTAATGTGATTTTAACAGCATGCTACCCAACCATCTGCCCATTTTTACTTATGAagaataataaagttattttgcaatttacttcttcattttctgtacTGAGAATGACCTGTTTGAAAGTTCACTCCACAGCTGAACAGAAATCCACACTTGTCATTAAAACAGTGTCTTAA